A segment of the Sphingobacteriales bacterium genome:
GCATAAAATATTTGTAAATGATCGTTTAAATTTCCACCATACTTTTCTGCAGGATTAAGTTCCAGGAGTATGGAGGAAGAAAAATCATTCCTATATTTTCTGGAATATTTAGTTTTTTAGCCTTGTGAAAGGCAGCATTATCCAAGACTAAAATTTTATATTCCGATGGTCTATGTTTTGATAATTCATTCAGATAAACTTGAAAAGTTTGTGCATTGCATAAAGACATTTCCATCAAGAAATTATCCCCATCCAAAGGGGAAAATGAGCCAAAAAGATAGGTAGATTTAAAAACTTGATGGTAAGGACAGATAGGTTTTATTCCTTTTGAAGTAAGTATT
Coding sequences within it:
- a CDS encoding transposase, with amino-acid sequence MNLYFQDESRFGMFTRNGKILTSKGIKPICPYHQVFKSTYLFGSFSPLDGDNFLMEMSLCNAQTFQVYLNELSKHRPSEYKILVLDNAAFHKAKKLNIPENIGMIFLPPYSWNLILQKSMVEI